The Carassius carassius chromosome 5, fCarCar2.1, whole genome shotgun sequence DNA window GAAAATTCCACCATAGACAAGAGTCCTGTGCACATCAGCTACCATTGAGCCCACATAACGTCCTCCATAGGGCGAACTGCCATCCTGCAGGTCAGAGTGGGAATGTTAAATTCACTGTCAGTGGAAGAGGCTAATTATGATGGAAAAAACAATTTACTGAGCTGCATTTTAcagattttatatataatgttctactgtacatttaaaagagaaaaaagattTAATTAAGTCAAAATATGTAACCATACTtgagtgaaagtaaaaaaaaaaataaaaaaaaaattacatttaactttGAGTACTTTTCACCCTTGagaaataatgttacaaaaagtaTAGATAGATTTGAGTAAAGGctgctaaaaaattcagctttgctattacaggaataatttaaatttcaaatatattaaaaaagaactagcattattaataatttttcactatttttttgttgtaataacatttaacaatattactataTATACTCTATTTTTtggccaaataaatgcagccttggtgagaatgagagacttctttcaaaaacatttttttttgttttaaattaccccaaacttttgaacaacagaGTATGTTAAGTCTTAGAGTTCGGATCTGACTGTACTATGATAGTAACcataattgttattaaacagaTAGTAGGATGTTTCTCTAGTTTAGACCCTTTAGTGACATATTCTCAAAATCTGGAGCCTCTTACTTCTGGGAATTTCTTCTTTTTCAGATATTCTGTCACATCTGGGTAAAAATGTGCTGCGTAGCCTTCATTCAGACTGTAGATCTTTCCCTTCTTCTTAATCTTCACATCCCGGTCTACAAGTATAAACTCACCAATGGCCTAATGATGGCAGAGGAAAGAATGCACACAGATGAAGATGCAATTCATCTATTTAAAGTTAAATAGGATATAAAGTATGTAACATAATTCTGATTTACAGGATCAAGCATGAAGCAGTTGACACCCTGGCCTGTGGAAAGAACCAGCATGGTAGCACTGCCATAAAGAGCATACCCTGCTGCCACAATCTCTCTGCCACTCCGCAAGGCATCCTTCTCTGAGGGTTCATCATCAGTTTCCTGGAGATCAtgtgcacaaacaaacaaaagcatttCATTAGTCTTTAGATGACTGTAAAGAGATATGTTTGTATTGCAAATGATATGAAAGCCTTTACTGTACCTTTCTGTAGACTCCAAAAATGGTTCCAATAGAAGctaagcagtcaatgtttgaagAGCCATCCAGAGGGTCAAAGCAAACCACGTATTTTccctgggcaaaaaaaaaaaaaaaaaagtcaggtaGTTTATTGGCTGTACAGAAATACATCATTACATCTTTACAACatcatttacttttactttaattaattattggttaaaacaacaacaaaaccagtGATGCACACACTTACCCTTTTCTCTGGTTCTATGATGATGGCGTGATCATTTTCTTCAGACACCAAAACACAGGATGTAAAGGAGGATTTAATCATGTTTATAACAAGGTCATTAGACAGGACATCCAACTTTTTCACCTGGTCACCTGTAACATTTGTGCTCCCGGCAATTCCATagctgagaaaaagaaaaagatagaaCTCGAAACATATTCATGGAGAATTATCTGGTCTATAATATGCTTTCTTCACACAGTGCTGATAACTTAGGAAAGTTGCGACCTTTGCCTCGTATTTCATCAAGAGACAAGGTCTAATCATTGTCTCTGTCTGCAGTGTTTGTTTGCAAAGTTGCTGAAATGAGCAGACGTTACAATAGTACACTGGTGTTTAGTCAATATATATGTTCAAATGTGCAAAAATGATACATCAGAAAAAGCTTTTTGCACAGATGGAAATGAAAGTTTAAACTATTGAAAAATTTCTAATCAACAGACAATAAAACACATTGTATAGTCTGGGAAGTGATTGTGTGGCTGCACATTCAATACCAATAAATAGAGAAAAGTTTCCTCACTTTTTATACTATAAGAAGCGAAAATGACAGAAACGGTCAACAACATTAAAATGGTGGTAAAGATGCATTAGCAGATACTCACAGATTGGCAATGCCAGCTTTTCTGACTGCAGTAGAAATGGCTTTGATGGCCGTGCACATGGAGTTGAGAAGGGTTGTAAGCTCGCCCGTTCCTTTGGCTTTTCTGCCCTCTTCTAAGACAAACCTGGTGAGGGTCACCACATTAGTATCGAATGCACCTCTGTCTGACATGATGACTGACTGCTAAAGTGTGAGTTCCTGTTGATTCCTGTCGGAAAGGATTTATTAGAATTAAGTGTTGATATATGACTGGGTTTAAAGGGGGAGTGATGGTAGTTCAGCCAATTGCAGATAGAGTTAGAAGAGAGGAGTGTTTTTTGCAGATGTATGAATGCAGGTGAGGGCCTGGCCAAAGTCCATAGAGTTTATCAGAGATACCACCCCGAGTGCAGGGGGCCAGTCTCTTCAAAACAATGAAGTGAAGATGATTGTATTAGATTAGCTTATTTGATCTGTAATTGATTGATTAACATTTTGCAATGTAAATCTACTTTATGCAACAAATTGCATCTAGGTCTCTATAAGATCTATGCTTACAAAAAAAGTATACAATAAAATGAATCACTAACTATAGCTATTCTATTCTACAGAGAATTTTGCAACATTAATTCATCTGTTTACCTAAAGACCCATATATGACATAGTTGTACTGACTAATCATTTATCAGTAATGCAGAACCGTCAGCAAAAACAGTTCATGTGCACGAGGTGTCCGGGATCAACGTGTAGTTCAAAGGTAAGTGTGCTTGATTCGGTTCTGAAGGTTAATTGGCCACAAAAGAGTAGGCCAGTGAGATTCTTACGCAAGATTTTACAAACATGCACTAAATAGCTATTCATGATCCTCAATGGTTCATATCTGATCTTTTTAGGTTTTCAGGGCTAAAATGATGGTAGTCTATAATATAGTACAATAATAAacttaataatgataatgatgaagATGAGAattcaaaatgattaaaataatattttactataaataaTCAAAAGCACGAGGAAATAGACAAAGAGTTATCACAGCTCTTGATTAATAGTTGAAGTTATGTCCACTGCTTCAAAAAAAGAGAATTTACAAACTATTTCTCTTGTTTTATCTACAAAATAAAtatccctttttttcttttctttttttttttttttactaaatacagTAACAAAAAAAACAGGATTCAGATCCATCCAGTCTCCGTTGTCGAAATGTTTAATGTCTCTTAAAACCGCCCC harbors:
- the LOC132141212 gene encoding fructose-1,6-bisphosphatase 1-like produces the protein MSDRGAFDTNVVTLTRFVLEEGRKAKGTGELTTLLNSMCTAIKAISTAVRKAGIANLYGIAGSTNVTGDQVKKLDVLSNDLVINMIKSSFTSCVLVSEENDHAIIIEPEKRGKYVVCFDPLDGSSNIDCLASIGTIFGVYRKETDDEPSEKDALRSGREIVAAGYALYGSATMLVLSTGQGVNCFMLDPAIGEFILVDRDVKIKKKGKIYSLNEGYAAHFYPDVTEYLKKKKFPEDGSSPYGGRYVGSMVADVHRTLVYGGIFLYPANIKSPKGKLRLLYECNPMAFIMEQAGGMATTGAMNVLDIKPDSIHQRVPVVLGSPDDVQEYISIFKKHSK